From one Doryrhamphus excisus isolate RoL2022-K1 chromosome 9, RoL_Dexc_1.0, whole genome shotgun sequence genomic stretch:
- the neurod1 gene encoding neurogenic differentiation factor 1: MTRSVRDEQTLGESEDQQEQHSPAGGGGAEDEEEEEDHHLMEDDVEEEEDEEEDEEEEEDGENKPKRRGPKKKKMTKARLQRFKIRRMKANARERNRMHGLNDALESLRKVVPCYSKTQKLSKIETLRLAKNYIWALSEILRSGKAPDLMTFVQALCKGLSQPTTNLVAGCLQLNPRTFLPEQTPDLPGHLPPPGGPAYAGHFSYQSPGLTPGLPSPPYGTMDPSHIFHQVKGQPYGPMESFFDGVLVSDSPVFDPPLSPPLSINGNFSSSFKHEAVSASDYDKSFSFGVHYSGGGGAHGTLYGGGGSNPRCGELQVDGLMGFEGHSHHERLMNAQLNAIFHES, encoded by the exons ATGACAAGGTCAGTGCGGGACGAGCAGACTTTAGGCGAGTCTGAAGACCAGCAGGAGCAGCATAGCCctgccggaggaggaggagcggaggacgaggaggaagaggaggaccatCATCTGATGGAAGACGatgtggaagaagaagaagatgaggaggaagatgaggaagaggaggaggacggggAGAACAAACCTAAGAGACGAGgaccaaagaaaaagaaaatgacgaAAGCTCGTCTTCAGAG GTTTAAAATCCGCCGTATGAAGGCCAACGCCCGTGAGAGGAACCGCATGCATGGCCTCAACGATGCCCTGGAGAGTCTCCGTAAGGTGGTCCCTTGCTACTCCAAAACGCAAAAACTGTCCAAGATCGAGACGCTGCGCCTGGCCAAGAACTATATTTGGGCACTCAGTGAGATCTTGAGATCCGGCAAAGCCCCCGACCTCATGACTTTTGTCCAGGCACTCTGTAAAG GTCTTTCTCAGCCGACCACCAACCTGGTGGCGGGCTGCCTGCAGCTGAATCCTCGCACCTTCCTGCCCGAGCAGACGCCCGACCTGCCTGGCCATCTGCCCCCACCAGGGGGCCCCGCCTACGCTGGACACTTCTCCTACCAGAGCCCTGGGCTAACGCCTGGCCTGCCCAGCCCCCCCTACGGCACCATGGACCCATCCCACATCTTCCACCAGGTGAAAGGTCAGCCCTATGGCCCAATGGAGTCGTTCTTCGATGGTGTCCTGGTGTCGGACAGCCCAGTCTTCGACCCACCACTCAGCCCGCCCCTCAGCATTAACGGGAACTTCTCGTCTTCCTTTAAACATGAGGCTGTGTCAGCGTCGGACTACGACAAGAGCTTCTCGTTTGGTGTGCACTATagtggaggaggcggagcccaTGGCACCCTCTATGGGGGTGGGGGATCCAACCCGCGGTGTGGGGAACTGCAAGTGGATGGCCTGATGGGCTTTGAGGGACACTCGCACCACGAGCGGCTGATGAACGCCCAGCTCAACGCCATCTTTCACGAGTCTTGA